The Cupriavidus necator N-1 DNA window AAGGCCCGCGCCGAACAGGAAGCCAGCGCGATCGCGCTGATGCAGCAAAGCCCGTCGCTGATCAAGCGCCCGGTGCTGGCCCACGATGGCAAGGTGATGGTCGGTTTCTCCGCCGACCAGTACGCCGGCCAGTTCTGATTTCCATTTCCGTAGTCCGATGACCGCCACCCTCGCCGCCACCCTCGCCCTCACCGAAGACCTGATCCGCCGCCGCTCCGTCACGCCCGCCGACGAAGGCTGCCAGGCCATCCTGGAAACCCGCCTTAAGGCGCTCGGCTTTGACTGCGAAGCGCTCGTCAGCGGCCCCGACGATTTCCGCGTGACCAACCTGTGGGCGGTCAGGCGCGGCACGCAGGGCAAGGACGGCAAGCTGCTGGCCTTTGCCGGCCATACCGACGTGGTGCCGACCGGCCCGCTGGAGCAGTGGCATTCGGACCCGTTCGAACCGACGCACCGCGACGGCAAGCTGTACGGCCGCGGTGCCGCCGACATGAAGACCTCGATCGCCGGATTCGTGGTGGCGGTGGAAGAGTTCGTCAAGGCGCACCCTGCGCATGCCGGCTCGATCGCCTTCCTGATCACCAGCGACGAGGAAGGCCCAGCGCACGACGGCACCATCAAGGTGGTCGAGGCCCTGTCCGCGCGCGGCGAGCGCCTGGACTACTGCGTGATCGGCGAGCCGACCTCGGTCGACACGCTCGGCGACATGGTCAAGAACGGCCGCCGCGGCTCGCTGTCGGGCAAGCTCACGGTCAAGGGCATCCAGTGCCATATCGCCTACCCGCACCTGGGCCGCAACCCGATCCATGAAGCCGCGCCGGCGCTGGCCGAGCTGGCCGCCGAGGTCTGGGACCAGGGCAATGAGTACTTCCCGCCGACCAGCTGGCAGATGTCGAACATCCACGGCGGCACCGGCGCCACCAACGTGATCCCGGGCCACGTCACCATCGACTTCAATTTCCGCTTCTCGACCGCCAGCACGCCGGAAGGCCTGAAGGCGCGCGTGCATGCGATCCTGGACCGCCACCAGCTCGAATACGCGCTGGACTGGACCCTGGGCGGCGAGCCCTTCCTGACCCCGCGCGGCGAGCTGTCCGACGCGCTGTCGTCGGCGATCGAGGCCGAGACCGGCGTCAAGACCGAGCTGTCGACCACCGGCGGCACCTCGGACGGGCGCTTTATCGCCAGGATCTGCCCGCAGGTGATCGAGTTCGGCCCGCCCAACGCCAGCATCCACAAGATCGACGAGCACGTTGAAGTGCGCTTCATCGAGCCGCTGAAGAACGTTTACCGCGGCGTGCTGGAACGTCTCGTCGCCTGATTTTTTTCGCCGAAAGACACCCATACATGGCAACGCCCTCTCCCCTGCGCACCGTGCGCGACCTGCTGCGTCTCGCAGTCTCGCGCTTTACCGCCGCGCGCCTGTCCTTCGGCCACGGCAGCGCCAATGCCTATGACGAAGCCGCCTACCTGGTGCTGCATACGCTGAACCTGCCGCTCGACACGCTCGACCCCTTCCTGGACGCGCGCCTGCTGCCCGAGGAAGTCGATGCCGTGCTCAAGGTCATCGACCGCCGCGTCAATGAGCGCGTGCCGGCCGCCTACATCACGCACGAGGCCTTTATGCACGGCCTGCGCTTCTACGTCGATTCACGCGTGATCGTGCCGCGCAGCTTTATCGGCGAACTGCTGCAGGACGGGCTGGAGCCGTGGGTCGGCGAGACCGACAGCATCGGCCCGGTGCTGGAGCTGTGCACCGGTTCCGGCTGCCTGCCGATCGTGGCCGCGCACGTCTGGCCGAACGCGAAGATCGACGCTGTCGACATCTCGCCCGACGCGCTCGCCGTGGCACGCCGCAACGTGGCCGACTACAAGATGGACGACCGCATCCGGCTGTATGAGGGCGACCTGTACGCGCCGCTGCCGCATGGCGCCACCTACGACGTGATCCTGACCAACCCGCCCTACGTCAACGAAGGCTCGATGCAGGCGCTGCCGCCGGAATACCTGGCCGAGCCGCGCATCGCCCTGGCCGGCGGCGACGACGGCATGGACGTGGTGCGGCGGATCATCGCCGGCGCCAAGGCGCGCCTGAACCCGGGCGGCGTGCTGGTGGTGGAGATCGGCAACGAGCACGCCAACGTGGAAGCTGCGTTCCCCGAGCTGGAAATCGTCTGGCTGCCGGTCAGCGCGGGGGATGAGCAGGTATTCCTGCTGACCTACGACGCCCTGCCGGGCTGAGTAGACAGGCAGGCCTGCTCGCCTGCCGTGCAATCTGGGCGAACACCGGCCACGCGCCGACCATGCTGACCGCGCACGCTCTACACTCACTGCTAGGCACCACGTTCGGTCTTGTCACCGAACCGTCCGAGCGTGGCAGCGGCAGGACCGACTTCCTGCCGCCTGTCACCTGGCAGCCGCTGCGGTCGACCCGCATCCTGCATGTACGCACCGATGCAACCGGCCACTCGCGCAGGTGCGCCTGTGCATTTCCTCCGATAACAACAACAGCGTGCTCGCTCCGCAGCCGGTGCAGTGGCAAACCCTGCGCCCGCTGGTAGCGGCCGAGATCGCGCAGTACCGAGACTACGCGGCCCGAACAGGCCGCCGCTGAAGCCGTGACCGCCAGCAACGCCCGCCTCCCCGGTTCGCCCGACGCCCTGCCCGCCCATGCCCCGGCAGCGCACGCCGCGCGCGGTATCGCCCTGCTGACGTTCGCCTTTGCGCTCAGCCAGTTCTTCCGCTCCTGCCTGGCGGTGATGGCGCCCGAGCTGCAGCATGATTTCGGGCTGTCGCCGGCGGGCTTTGGCGCACTGTCTTCGTCGTTCTTCCTGGCCTTTGCCGTGGCGCAAATCCCCGTGGGCGTTGCCTTCGACCGCTACGGCGTGGGGCGGCCGACCGCGCTGCTGCTGGCGGTGGGCGCCGTGTCGTCGATCCTGTTCGTGCTGGCGCCCAACGGCGCGGCGGCCACGCTGGCGCAGGTGGGGCTGGGGCTGGCGTGCGCGCCGGTCTTCATGGGCCTGCTGCATTTCGCCTCCGAGCAGCTGTCCGAGCGCGACTACACCCGCGTGGTCAGCCGCTCCAATGCCATGGGCATGATTGGCGCGCTGTGTGCCACGGCGCCGCTGGGCTGGGCCATCTCGCTGATCGGCTGGCGCCCGTCGATGGCGATATCGGCGCTGGGCATGGTCGCGGCCTGCTATGGCGTGTGGCGCTTCGTGCGCGACCAGGGCCATGCCGAGGCCCGCAGTGCGTCGTGGCCGGCGATGCTGTCGGAAAGCCTGCAGCTGCTGAAGCTGGCGCCGTTGTGGACGCTGATTCCGCTGTGCGTGGCAATGTCCGCCGGCACCGCCTTCCGCAATGCCTGGAGCGGCCCCTACCTGGCCGACGTGTTCGGCCTGGGCTCGGCGCCGCGCGGGGTGGCGCTGGCGCTGCTGAGCCTGGCCGGCTTCCTGACCGCCTTCCTGCTGCCGGTGCTGGTACGCCGCAACACGCTCAAGACCGCCATCGCCGGCTGGTCGTGCTTTGCCATGTCGGGCTCGTTCCTGCTGGCGTTATGGCCGGACAGCGGCATCGGCTACGGCGTGGCGATGATGGCGCTGCTGTCGACCATCGGCATGCTGCACCCGCTGGTGATGGCGCAGGGCCGCGGGCTGGTCCCGCCGTCGCGGCGCGGGCGCGGGCTGGGCCTGCTCAACACCTTTGTGTTCCTGGGATCGGCGCTGACGTCATGGGGCTACGGGCTGATCGCCAATGCCGGCCATGTGCGTGGCTGGCCGCTGCCCTCCACCTATGCGGCGATCTTCCTGTCCGCGGGCCTGCTGATTGCCGCCGCACTGGTGCCCTACTTCTTCAGCCAGCCGCACCCCACCAGTCATTAGCCAGACTCAGGCCGCGGAAAGCGCCCGCACCATGTCGGCGATGATGGTGAAGCGGATCACGCGCAGGCATGCCAGTTCGCCGGCAAACCCGCCGGTGAGCGCCGGGCGCTCCCGCGCCATGGCCGCGTTCTGTTGCTCGGCCTGCTCATAGAGCGCCTGCGCGGCCAGCCCGATGCCGCGCAGCATGGCGTCCAGCCGCCGCTCGGCGGTCACGCCGGTTAGGCCCAGCGCGCGCCCTGCCTCCAACACCAGCGCGCGCGAGAAATCGCTGTAGAACTCCACCCCCAGCACCGGCCAGGCAAAGCGGTGCGCCTGCGGCCAGCCGGTCTTGTCATAGGTGCGGGTGGCGTAAGCCGCCTCGCTGAGCAGGTCGTAGAACGGCGCCAACGCGATGCCGGCATCGGACACCAGGAAGCTCAGGTTCTTCAGGTGCGCATCCGAATTGCCCACCAGGATGTTGAACACCAGCCAGTCGAACAGCCGTGCACGCGCCACCGCTGGCGCGCGGCATAGCGTTGCCAGTTGCGCCAGCCGCTCGACGCTGCCCTGGTCGTACTTGAAGGTGCGCGGCAGGTTCAGCAGCTGGCAGGCATCGATCGCATGCAGCCGCTGCCACTGCCCGTGCTGCGTGAGGTGGCGATCGAAACGGTCGATCAGGTAGACCGGCGACGGCACATAGCGCCGGTACACCGGCGGCACCTCCAGCTTCAGCCGCACGGCCAGCGACATCACGAACCACTCGTTGATGACCGAATGCGGATAGATCTCCTGCATCTGGTGGGTCGGCTTCAGGATATGCGTGGACGGCGTATCCGCGCCGGGCTCGAACAGCGCGCCGTCCTGCAGCACCACCGCCAGCTTGTGCTGGGCGCCGGCCAGCGACATGCGCTTGACCGCGCCATGTGTAAGCGGCACGCTGGGCAGGCTGTGGATGCGGGCGTCAAGCGCGGCGTCGCTCAAGTGGCGCAGGGCCGGCGCGGTGGCCGGCCCGCGGCCGGGCGGCAGCAGCGTCAGCGAGCCCGCCGATTCCGCCCCATAGTGCGCCAGCAGGGCAAAGGCATCGGCCTCGTTGCGGATGCTGGCATCGCGTGCCAGCAGCGCACGCTGGCCGTCCTCGGGCAGCAGGTTGTCGAAGTACCACTGCACCGGCCGCATCGTGCTGCCATCGGCGAGCGCCTCCGGCTGCAGCGGCAGCGCCGGGCTCAGGGCGAAGGCGTGCGGGTTGCCCAGCCACGCCGCGTCATAGCGGAACGACCAGGCATCGCTGGCCTCATGTAGCTCGCCCACCGGCGTGCCGTTGATGCTGGCGACCAGTACGCGCTCAGCCATGCTGGTCGCCTCCCTTGACCGCTGCGCGCCGGTTGCGGCTACGCGCCTGGCGCTGCCTGAGCTTGGCCAGCTCGGCCGCTACCAGCGGTGCCGCCGCCTCCGGCATGTCGACCACCACGCGCAGGCCAAGCCCTTCCAGCACCTGGAACAGCTTGCCCCACTGGATGCCTTCGGCCCCGTTCTCCACGCGCACCATGAAGTTCTCGCTGACGCCGATGGCGCCTGCGGCATCGTCCTGGCGCAGGCCTTGCGCCTTGCGGGCAGCGCGCACGAAGGCGCCGATATCGCCGGGTTCGGTGAGGGTCACTGGCACAAAAATCTCCTTGATTGCAAAGACTTTAGTGTCTTCAGGCGGGAAAATCAAGAAATCTCCCTGATTGCAAAGATTCAAGCCTCTGATCGCGACCCACCGCAAAAATCTCCTCATTCACAAAGATTATTGCTGTAGCGGGCAGCCGGACAGACACAACGAATCGCGCCGGTGCCGCCGTACCGCTTCGCCAGCAAAAAGCCAGACTTATCGATTTAAGAATTCCGCTGGCGGGCTTACACCTTTACCGTTTGTGACACCAACATCCCAGCCCGACTTGGCGACAAGGGACAACGGCTGCGCCCGCGGCCGACACAACGAGGAGACAACTGATGGCATCCCTGATCGCATCCCGGCGCCCCGCTCGGGGGCGCCGCGCATGGCTGGCCGGCATGCTGGCCACGGCCGCCATGGTCACCACCGCCGCCTTGCCGTCCGGCGCCAGCGCGGAAACCTGGCCATCGCGCCCGATCCAGCTGCTGATTCCCTATCCGCCGGGCGGCAGCGCCGACCTGCTGGCGCGCCCGGTCGCCGCCAAACTGCAGGAGCGCCTGGGCCAGCCCGTGGTGCTGGACTACCGGCCCGGCGCCGGCGGCACCATCGCCAGCCAGGCGCTGGCGCGGGCCAAGCCCGACGGCTACACCCTGATCATGGTGCTGGCCGCCCATGCCATCAATGCCAGCCTGTACCCGAAGCTGCCCTATGACACACGCAAGGACTTCGCGCCGGTCTCGCTAGTGGCCAACCTGCCGATGATCCTGGCTGGGAGCCCTTCGCTGCAGGCCACCAACGTGAAGGAGCTGATTGCCGAGGCCAAGGCCGCGCCCGGCAAGCTGACCTTCGCCTCGGCCGGCAACGGCAATACCGGCCACCTGGCGGGGGAGCTGTTCGATTCCGTCGCGGGCATCAAGATGACCCACGTTCCGTACAAGGGCAGCGCACAGGTGGTGACGGCAATGCTGTCGGGCGAGGTCCAGCTGACCTTCGACAGCATCTCCACCACCCTGCCGCACGTGAAGAGCGGCAAGCTGCGCGCACTGGCCGTGACCGGCAGCCAGCGCGCCGCGGTCGCGCCCGAGGTGCCGACGCTGGCCGAGGCCGGCGTGCCGGGCATCAGCATCACCGGCTGGTACGCGGTGCTGGCACCGGCCGGCACGCCGCAGCCCGTGATCGACCGGCTCAGCACCGAGATTGCCACGGTGCTGCGCCAGCCCGAACTGAAGGCCACGCTGGCCGCCAACGGCTATGAGCCGGTGGGCTCGACGCCCGCCGCGCTGCGCACCCATATCGACGCCGAGATCAACCGCTGGAGCAAGGTGGTGAAGGAGTCCGGCGCACAGATCCAGTAAGTCTGCTTCGATCCATCATCGCTCTTCGGGTGCGCCACGCTGGCACCCGCATCTCCTTGCCGAACATGACCCAACCGACCCCGCTTCTACGCCCCTTCACCACCATGTCCGTGCTCGTGCGCGAGCACGCCACGCAGCGCCCCGCACAGCGCGCCCTGATGCATGGCGAGCGCGTGCTCGACTATGCCGGTCTAGATGCCGCCATGGACCGCATCGCCGCGGCGCTGGCCCGCGACGGCGTGCGCCCCGGCGAAGCCATCGCCATCTGCGCGTCGTCCTCGATCGAATACGCCGCGGTGTACCTGGGCGCGGTGCGCGCCGGCGTGGTCGTGGCGCCGCTGGCGCCGTCATCCACGCCGGACAGCCTGGCCGGCATGGTTGCCGACGCGGGCGCGCGCATCCTGTTCGCGGATGCCACCGTGGCCGACGTGCTGCAGCCCGTGCGCGGCCAGCTGGCCGCCACGCCCATCGTCACGCTGGACGGCAGCGACGCAGGCCAGCCGTACCAGGCCTGGCTGGCACCCGCCGGCACGCCGGTGACCGAGCCCGGGATCCGCCCCGAGATGCCGCTCAACATCATCTATTCCTCCGGCACCACCGGCACCCCCAAGGGCATCGTGCAGTCGCACGGCATGCGCTGGGCCCATGTGTCGCGCGGCGCCGCCACCGGCTACGGCACGCATGCCATCACGCTGCTGTCGACGCCGCTGTACTCCAACACCACGCTGGCCAGCTTCTTCCCGACCATCGGCCTGGGCGGCACGGCGATCCTGATGACCAAGTTCGATGCGGGCCAGTACCTGGCGCTGGCACAGCAGCATCGCGCCACGCACACCATGCTGGTGCCGGTGCAGTACCAGCGGCTGCTGGCACATCCGGAGTTCGACCGCCATGACCTGTCGTCCTTCCAGCAGAAGTTCTGCACCAGCGCGCCGTTCAGCCCCGCCCTGAAGGCCGAAGTGCTGCGGCGCTGGCCGGGCGCGCTGACCGAGCTGTACGGCATGACCGAAGGCGGCGGCGGCTGCCTGCTGTTCGCCGACCAGTTCCCCGACAAGCTGCATACCGTGGGGCGCCCCGCCACCGGTGCCGATGTGCGCATCATCGACGACGAGGGCCGCGAGCTGCCGCCCGGCAGCACCGGCGAAGTGGTGGGCCGCTCGGCGGCGATGATGAACGGCTACCACAACCAGCCGGAGAAGACGGCCGAGACCGAATGGCATGACGCGCAGGGCCAGCGCTTTATCCGCACCGGCGATATCGGCCACTTCGACGAAGACGGCTTCCTGGTGCTGATGGACCGCAAGAAGGACATGATCATCTCGGGCGGCTTCAACATCTACCCGAGCGATCTCGAGGCGGTGGTGCGCGAACACCCGGCGGTGGCAGACGTGTCGGTGGTGGGCGTGCCGTCGGAGCGCTGGGGCGAGACCCCGGTGGCCTTCGTCGCGCTGCGCGCCGGCGGCGGCGCCACGGCGCAGGACGTGCTGGCCTGGGCCAACCAGCACCTGGGCAAGACCCAGCGGCTGGCCGCGATACATGAGGTGGAGAGCCTGCCGCGCAGCGCCATCGGCAAGGTGCTCAAGCGCGAACTGCGCGACCGCATCACCGGCGCCTGACGCGCCGCGCACGGCACAAGCGCAGGCATCCACGCAAAAAGTTCGCGGGGGTGCTTGCGCAATCGAAAAGGCGTCTCTATAATTCTCGCCTTCGCTAGGCTCGTAGCTCAGCTGGTTAGAGCACCACCTTGACATGGTGGGGGTCGTTGGTTCGAGTCCAATCGAGCCTACCAACGCACAACGGAACACGGACGGTACGCATTGCGCACCGTCCGTTTTTCTTTTCCGGCGCCGGTTTCAGCTGCCGATGCCGAACTCCGCCAGCACCGCTTCGGTATGCTGGCCCAGCGCCGGCGCATTGCCTGCCGGCCGTTCCGATCCTGCCATGCCTGGCAGGTTGGCCCACGGCACTTCGCCGATCCCTGCCAGCGGCAGCCGGCCGAACACGCCCGCCTGCGCGCATTGCGCGCTCTCCAGCAGGTCCCGTGCATGGCCCACGCGCGCGAACAGCACATCGTGCTCGGTCAGCAGCGCATCCCAGTGCGCCAGCGGCTGTGCGGCAATGGCCTGCGCCACGCGCCGGACCAGCTCCGCCGCGCGCGGCAAACGGCCGGCGCTGGTGTGCAGCGTGATATCGGCCAGCCAGTCGTCGAAACCCAGCAGCGTTGCCAGCCGCACGAACATGGCGTCGTTGAGCATGCTCAGGTACAGCCGGCCATCGGCCGCATCGAACAGCCCGGTGGGCGCATTGGCCACGGCCAGCTCCGCATCGGGGAACATGGCGTCATCCACCATCAGGTAAGACTGCAGCGCGGCACTGGTCTCCAGCAGTGACAGCCGCACGTGCCGGCCGCGGCCGTTGCGGGCGGCCTTGTACAGCGCTGCCGACGCATGCTGGGCCGCATAAAGCCCGGTGCTCAGGTCGACCATGTAGAAGGCAATGCGGCGCGGCTGGCCGGCGCTGTCGCGGTTCAGGTGCATCAGGCCGCTGAAAGCCTGCATGGTGGTGTCCACCGCCGGCATGTTCGCCATCGGGCCGGCATGGCCGTAGCCCGAGATCGAGACATAGACCAGCGCCGGGTTGCGCGCGGCCAGTGCCTCGTAGCCAACGCCCATGCGCTCGGCCACGCCGGGGCGGAAGTTCTGGATCACCACGTCGGCCTGCTGCGCCAGCCTGGCGATGGCGGCCCGGCCGCTGCCGCTGCGCGCGTCCAGCAGTACGCTCTCCTTGCCCGCGTTGCAGGCGACCGCAATCGCGGTCTGGCCGGCGCGGATGCGCCCCATCTGCCGCGACCAGTCGCCGCCAGGCGGCTCCACCTTGATCACGCGCGCACCCTGCTGGCGCAGGATCAGGCCGCAGTACGGGCCGGCGATGCCCTGGCTCAGGTCTAGCACGGTCAGGCCGTCGAACATGGCATCTTCCGTTGCCGCTTGTGCATGGTGCATGTCGTGCTCTCCGTTCAGATATCCAGCATGACCTTGCCGATGGCGCGGCGCGACATCGTGGTGTCGACGGCGTTGAGCCAGTCGCTCAGCGGGAAGTGCTGCAGCACGGGCGGTGCCAGCTTGCCGCTGGCTGCCGCCTGCATGATCTCGGCCACCATCGCCTGCACCCTCTGCGCAAAGCGCCGGCGCTCGTCGGTCAGGCCCCAGCCGATGTAGTAGCCGTAGTTGAAGCCGATCAGGGTCAGGTTCTTCACCAGCAGCAGGTTGGCCGGCACCTGCGGGATACGCCCGCTGGCATAGCCGATCGACAACAACCGCGCGCCCGGCGCAGCGCAGCGCAGCGAGGCGTCGAAGAGATCGCCGCCGACCGGATCGAACACCACGTCGGCCCCGCCCGCGGGGCACAGCGCCTTGACCGCTGCCGCCAGCGTGGCCGCGTCGGACGGCAGCGCATGCGCGGCGCCGTTGCGCAGCGCCGCCTCGCGCTTGGCCTCGGTGCTGGCAGTGGCGATCACGCGCGCACCCATCAGCCGGCCCACCTGCACCGCGGCCGTGCCCAGCGCGCCGCTGGCGCCATGGACCAGCATGGTTTCTCCCGGATGCAGCGCGGCGTGCCACGCCAGCGCCGCCCAGACCGTGCCATAGGTGACGGGCAGCGCGGCCGCCTGCGCCAGCTCCAGCCCGTCAGGCACCGGATAGACCGTGTCGGCCATGGCCACCACTTCCTCGGCAAAGCCGCCCCAGTCCAGCGCTGCGGCCACGCGCTGGCCCGGGTGCAGCCGCGTGACATCAGGCGCCACCTCGATGATCTCGCCCGCGGCCTCGGTGCCGGGCGTGAACGGCAGCGGCGGCTTGCGCTGGTACTTGCCAGACACAAACAGGCTCAGCGCAAAGCCCACCCCGGCATGCCGCACGCGGATGCGCACCTGGCCGGGTGCCAGCGGGCGGCGCGGGATGCGTTGCAGTTCCAGCTCGCTCCAGTGGCACCAGCGGGAGCAGACCAGCCCCAGGTAATCGTTTGCTTGCATCGGCACTCCTGTCATTCGAGCGTGATGCCGACATCGCTGATGATGCGGCTCCATTTGTCGCGGTCGTTCTTCATCACCGTGGCGAAGGCTTCCGGCGTGCCGCCGACCGGCACCAGGTTCAGGTCCTGCATCTTCTTCGCGATCTCCGGCAGGCGCACGATGCGCGCGACCTCGCGCGACAAGGCATCGACCCGTGCCTTGGGCACGCCGGCGGGGAACACCAGCCCCATCCACGCATCGGGCTCGAAGCCCTTGTAGCCGGCCTCCCGGAAGGTCGCCACCTTGGGCAACAGCGCCGAACGCTCCGCGCCGGCGATCG harbors:
- the dapE gene encoding succinyl-diaminopimelate desuccinylase; this translates as MTATLAATLALTEDLIRRRSVTPADEGCQAILETRLKALGFDCEALVSGPDDFRVTNLWAVRRGTQGKDGKLLAFAGHTDVVPTGPLEQWHSDPFEPTHRDGKLYGRGAADMKTSIAGFVVAVEEFVKAHPAHAGSIAFLITSDEEGPAHDGTIKVVEALSARGERLDYCVIGEPTSVDTLGDMVKNGRRGSLSGKLTVKGIQCHIAYPHLGRNPIHEAAPALAELAAEVWDQGNEYFPPTSWQMSNIHGGTGATNVIPGHVTIDFNFRFSTASTPEGLKARVHAILDRHQLEYALDWTLGGEPFLTPRGELSDALSSAIEAETGVKTELSTTGGTSDGRFIARICPQVIEFGPPNASIHKIDEHVEVRFIEPLKNVYRGVLERLVA
- the prmB gene encoding 50S ribosomal protein L3 N(5)-glutamine methyltransferase, with the protein product MATPSPLRTVRDLLRLAVSRFTAARLSFGHGSANAYDEAAYLVLHTLNLPLDTLDPFLDARLLPEEVDAVLKVIDRRVNERVPAAYITHEAFMHGLRFYVDSRVIVPRSFIGELLQDGLEPWVGETDSIGPVLELCTGSGCLPIVAAHVWPNAKIDAVDISPDALAVARRNVADYKMDDRIRLYEGDLYAPLPHGATYDVILTNPPYVNEGSMQALPPEYLAEPRIALAGGDDGMDVVRRIIAGAKARLNPGGVLVVEIGNEHANVEAAFPELEIVWLPVSAGDEQVFLLTYDALPG
- a CDS encoding MFS transporter, with the translated sequence MTASNARLPGSPDALPAHAPAAHAARGIALLTFAFALSQFFRSCLAVMAPELQHDFGLSPAGFGALSSSFFLAFAVAQIPVGVAFDRYGVGRPTALLLAVGAVSSILFVLAPNGAAATLAQVGLGLACAPVFMGLLHFASEQLSERDYTRVVSRSNAMGMIGALCATAPLGWAISLIGWRPSMAISALGMVAACYGVWRFVRDQGHAEARSASWPAMLSESLQLLKLAPLWTLIPLCVAMSAGTAFRNAWSGPYLADVFGLGSAPRGVALALLSLAGFLTAFLLPVLVRRNTLKTAIAGWSCFAMSGSFLLALWPDSGIGYGVAMMALLSTIGMLHPLVMAQGRGLVPPSRRGRGLGLLNTFVFLGSALTSWGYGLIANAGHVRGWPLPSTYAAIFLSAGLLIAAALVPYFFSQPHPTSH
- a CDS encoding HipA domain-containing protein, whose protein sequence is MAERVLVASINGTPVGELHEASDAWSFRYDAAWLGNPHAFALSPALPLQPEALADGSTMRPVQWYFDNLLPEDGQRALLARDASIRNEADAFALLAHYGAESAGSLTLLPPGRGPATAPALRHLSDAALDARIHSLPSVPLTHGAVKRMSLAGAQHKLAVVLQDGALFEPGADTPSTHILKPTHQMQEIYPHSVINEWFVMSLAVRLKLEVPPVYRRYVPSPVYLIDRFDRHLTQHGQWQRLHAIDACQLLNLPRTFKYDQGSVERLAQLATLCRAPAVARARLFDWLVFNILVGNSDAHLKNLSFLVSDAGIALAPFYDLLSEAAYATRTYDKTGWPQAHRFAWPVLGVEFYSDFSRALVLEAGRALGLTGVTAERRLDAMLRGIGLAAQALYEQAEQQNAAMARERPALTGGFAGELACLRVIRFTIIADMVRALSAA
- a CDS encoding helix-turn-helix domain-containing protein codes for the protein MPVTLTEPGDIGAFVRAARKAQGLRQDDAAGAIGVSENFMVRVENGAEGIQWGKLFQVLEGLGLRVVVDMPEAAAPLVAAELAKLRQRQARSRNRRAAVKGGDQHG
- a CDS encoding tripartite tricarboxylate transporter substrate binding protein yields the protein MASLIASRRPARGRRAWLAGMLATAAMVTTAALPSGASAETWPSRPIQLLIPYPPGGSADLLARPVAAKLQERLGQPVVLDYRPGAGGTIASQALARAKPDGYTLIMVLAAHAINASLYPKLPYDTRKDFAPVSLVANLPMILAGSPSLQATNVKELIAEAKAAPGKLTFASAGNGNTGHLAGELFDSVAGIKMTHVPYKGSAQVVTAMLSGEVQLTFDSISTTLPHVKSGKLRALAVTGSQRAAVAPEVPTLAEAGVPGISITGWYAVLAPAGTPQPVIDRLSTEIATVLRQPELKATLAANGYEPVGSTPAALRTHIDAEINRWSKVVKESGAQIQ
- a CDS encoding class I adenylate-forming enzyme family protein, with product MTQPTPLLRPFTTMSVLVREHATQRPAQRALMHGERVLDYAGLDAAMDRIAAALARDGVRPGEAIAICASSSIEYAAVYLGAVRAGVVVAPLAPSSTPDSLAGMVADAGARILFADATVADVLQPVRGQLAATPIVTLDGSDAGQPYQAWLAPAGTPVTEPGIRPEMPLNIIYSSGTTGTPKGIVQSHGMRWAHVSRGAATGYGTHAITLLSTPLYSNTTLASFFPTIGLGGTAILMTKFDAGQYLALAQQHRATHTMLVPVQYQRLLAHPEFDRHDLSSFQQKFCTSAPFSPALKAEVLRRWPGALTELYGMTEGGGGCLLFADQFPDKLHTVGRPATGADVRIIDDEGRELPPGSTGEVVGRSAAMMNGYHNQPEKTAETEWHDAQGQRFIRTGDIGHFDEDGFLVLMDRKKDMIISGGFNIYPSDLEAVVREHPAVADVSVVGVPSERWGETPVAFVALRAGGGATAQDVLAWANQHLGKTQRLAAIHEVESLPRSAIGKVLKRELRDRITGA
- a CDS encoding CaiB/BaiF CoA transferase family protein, with protein sequence MHHAQAATEDAMFDGLTVLDLSQGIAGPYCGLILRQQGARVIKVEPPGGDWSRQMGRIRAGQTAIAVACNAGKESVLLDARSGSGRAAIARLAQQADVVIQNFRPGVAERMGVGYEALAARNPALVYVSISGYGHAGPMANMPAVDTTMQAFSGLMHLNRDSAGQPRRIAFYMVDLSTGLYAAQHASAALYKAARNGRGRHVRLSLLETSAALQSYLMVDDAMFPDAELAVANAPTGLFDAADGRLYLSMLNDAMFVRLATLLGFDDWLADITLHTSAGRLPRAAELVRRVAQAIAAQPLAHWDALLTEHDVLFARVGHARDLLESAQCAQAGVFGRLPLAGIGEVPWANLPGMAGSERPAGNAPALGQHTEAVLAEFGIGS
- a CDS encoding NADPH:quinone oxidoreductase family protein yields the protein MQANDYLGLVCSRWCHWSELELQRIPRRPLAPGQVRIRVRHAGVGFALSLFVSGKYQRKPPLPFTPGTEAAGEIIEVAPDVTRLHPGQRVAAALDWGGFAEEVVAMADTVYPVPDGLELAQAAALPVTYGTVWAALAWHAALHPGETMLVHGASGALGTAAVQVGRLMGARVIATASTEAKREAALRNGAAHALPSDAATLAAAVKALCPAGGADVVFDPVGGDLFDASLRCAAPGARLLSIGYASGRIPQVPANLLLVKNLTLIGFNYGYYIGWGLTDERRRFAQRVQAMVAEIMQAAASGKLAPPVLQHFPLSDWLNAVDTTMSRRAIGKVMLDI